Genomic segment of Kibdelosporangium phytohabitans:
TGGAGCGAATCCCTTAAAGCTGGTCTCAGTTCGGATTGGGGTCTGCAACTCGACCCCATGAAGTCGGAGTCGCTAGTAATCGCAGATCAGCAACGCTGCGGTGAATACGTTCCCGGGCCTTGTACACACCGCCCGTCACGTCACGAAAGTCGGTAACACCCGAAGCCCACGGCCTAACCCCTTGTGGGAGGGAGTGGTCGAAGGTGGGACTGGCGATTGGGACGAAGTCGTAACAAGGTAGCCGTACCGGAAGGTGCGGCTGGATCACCTCCTTTCTAAGGAGCACATCACCTCACAGCACTAGTAAGCATCCGCAAGGGTGCCGAGCGGGTTGTGCAGGAGAACCATCTGCCGTGGCATGCGTTCACGGGGTGGAGCTCAAGAAACCGTGGAACTACTGGTCTTCCGCAGTCAATGCTGCAAATGGGTCGATACACTGTTGGGTCCTGAGGCAACACGCGTTGGCGTGCGAGGCTTCAGTGCTGACCGGAGTTACTCCGACTTGAAACCGTCGAGCGTTGGTTCGGTAGGTCTTGTCAGTGGTGAGTGGCTTTTCTGGTGTGGTGTTTGAGAACTGTACAGTGGATGCGAGCATCTTTGTGGTCAAGTTGTTAAGGGCATACGGTGGATGCCTTGGCATCAGGAGCCGATGAAGGACGTGGGAGGCTGCGATATGCCTCGGGGAGCTGTCAACCGAGCTGTGATCCGAGGATTTCCGAATGGGGAAACCCGGCACCCGTTATGGGGTGTCACCCGCACCTGAATATATAGGGTGTGTGGAGGGAACGCGGGGAAGTGAAACATCTCAGTACCCGTAGGAAGAGAAAACAACCGTGATTCCGTGAGTAGTGGCGAGCGAAAGCGGATGAGGCTAAACCTGCTGCGTGTGATACCTGACAGGGGTTGCGTAGTGGGGGTCGTGGGACCCACTGGGTCGGGCTGTCAACCGACCGGGGAGTCATAAAATCATGTTGCTAGTCGAATCGGTCTGGAAAGCCGAGCCGTAGAGGGTGAGAGTCCCGTAGGCGAAAGCGCGTGATCTTCCTTGGTGGTGTTCCCGAGTAGCAGCGAGCTCGTGGAATTTGCTGTGAATTTGGCGGGACCACCCGTTAAGCCTAAATACTTCCTGATGACCGATAGCGGACTAGTACCGTGAGGGAAAGGTGAAAAGTACCCCGGGAGGGGAGTGAAAGAGTACCTGAAACCGTGTGCCTACAAGCCGTCAGAGCCTTACGGGGTGATGGCGTGCCTTTTGAAGAATGAGCCTGCGAGTTAGTGCTGCGTGGCGAGGTTAACCCGTGTGGGGTAGCCGTAGCGAAAGCGAGTCTGAATAGGGCGTTGAGTCGCGTGGTCTAGACCCGAAGCGGAGTGATCTACCCATGGCCAGGGTGAAGCGCCGGTAAGACGGTGTGGAGGCCCGAACCCACCAGGGTTGAAAACCTGGGGGATGAGCTGTGGGTAGGGGTGAAAGGCCAATCAAACTCCGTGATAGCTGGTTCTCCCCGAAATGCATTTAGGTGCAGCGTCGTGTGTTTCTCATCGGGGGTAGAGCACTGGATGGTCTAGGGGGCCTACAAGCTTACCAAAATCAACCAAACTCCGAATACCGGTGAGTGAGAGCGCGGCAGTGAGACTGTGGGGGATAAGCTTCATAGTCGAGAGGGAAACAGCCCAGAACACCAGCTAAGGCCCCTAAGTGTGCGCTAAGTGGGAAAGGATGTGGGGTCGCCCAGACAACCAGGAGGTTGGCTTAGAAGCAGCCACCCTTGAAAGAGTGCGTAATAGCTCACTGGTCAAGTGGTCCTGCGCCGACAATGTAGCGGGGCTTAAGCGTACCGCCGAAGCTGTGTCATTCGTACATGTGATCCATTTGGTTCTTCGGAGTCTTATGCAGTCGTGCGGATGGGTAGGGGAGCGTCCTGTAGCCATGGAAGCGGCGACGGAAGTCAGCCGTGGAGGCTATGGGAGTGAGAATGCAGGCATGAGTAGCGAAAGCAGAGTGAGAACCTCTGCCGCCGGATGACCAAGGGTTCCTGGGCCAGGCTAATCCGCCCAGGGTAAGTCGGGACCTAAGGCGAGGCCGACAGGCGTAGTCGATGGACAACGGGTTGATATTCCCGTACCCGCGTGAACGCGCCCATGATGAGGCGGTTGATGCTAACCACCCAAAGCTTGCGGGGACGACCTTCGGGTCTAGCCGTTGGTGGAGCGTGGGAACCGATTCCGTATTAGTCAAGCGATGGGGTGACGCAGGAAGGTAGTTCCGCCAGTGAGTGGATTAACTGGTGTAAGCGTGTAGGGTCTGGTGTAGGTAAATCCGCACTGGGTGTATCCTGAGACGTGATGCGTAGCCGATTGAGGCGAAGTGGATGATCCTATGCTGCCGAGAAAAGCCTCTAGTGAGTGTTCAAGCGGCCCGTACCCTAAACCGACACAGGTGGTCAGGTAGAGAATACTAAGGCGTTCGGGTGAACTGTGGTTAAGGAACTCGGCAAAATGCCCCCGTAACTTCGGGAGAAGGGGGGCCGTGTGGCGTGAAGGGACTTGCTCCTGGAGCGTTGTGTGGCCGCAGAGACCAGCGAGAAGCGACTGTTTACTAAAAACACAGGTCCGTGCGAAGTCGTAAGACGATGTATACGGACTGACGCCTGCCCGGTGCTGGAACGTTAAGAGGACGGGTTAGTCACGTGAGTGGCGAAGCTCAGAATTTAAGCGCCAGTAAACGGCGGTGGTAACTATAACCATCCTAAGGTAGCGAAATTCCTTGTCGGGTAAGTTCCGACCTGCACGAATGGCGTAACGACTTCTCGGCTGTCTCAACCACAGGCCCGGTGAAATTGCACTACGAGTAAAGATGCTCGTTACGCGCGGCAGGACGGAAAGACCCCGGGACCTTTACTATAGCTTGGTATTGGTGCTCGGTTCGGCTTGTGTAGGATAGGTGGGAGACTGTGAAGCTCTGACGCTAGTTAGGGTGGAGTCATTGTTGAAATACCACTCTGGTCGAATTGGGTGTCTAACCTCGGACCATGATCTGGTTCAGGGACAGTGCCTGGTGGGTAGTTTAACTGGGGCGGTTGCCTCCCAAAGAGTAACGGAGGCGCTCAAAGGTTCCCTCAGCCTGGTTGGCAATCAGGTGTTGAGTGCAAGTGCACAAGGGGGCTTGACTGTGAGACTGACGGGTCGAGCAGGGACGAAAGTCGGAACTAGTGATCCGGCCATGGCTTGTGGAAGCGTGGTCGCTCAACGGATAAAAGGTACCCCGGGGATAACAGGCTGATCTTGCCCAAGAGTCCATATCGACGGCATGGTTTGGCACCTCGATGTCGGCTCGTCGCATCCTGGGGCCGGAGTAGGTCCCAAGGGTTGGGCTGTTCGCCCATTAAAGCGGTACGCGAGCTGGGTTTAGAACGTCGTGAGACAGTTCGGTCCCTATCCGCCGCGCGCGTAGGAGACTTGAGGAAGGCTGTCCCTAGTACGAGAGGACCGGGACGGACGAACCTCTGGTGTGCCAGTTGTTCTGCCAAGGGCATGGCTGGTTGGCTACGTTCGGAAGGGATAACCGCTGAAGGCATCTAAGCGGGAAGCTCGTTCCAAGATGAGGTCTCCCACCCCTTTGTGGGTTAAGGCTCCCAGCTAGACGACTGGGTTGATAGGCCAGAGATGGAAGCACGGTAACGTGTGGAGTTGACTGGTACTAATAGGCCGAGGACTTGCTCACAAAGATGTTACGCATCCACTGTACGGTTCTGAAACACCAAACCGGGGCCCCTGGGTTTGTGGGGGTTGGTTTGTGTGGTTTCGTGGTTTTACCGTGGTTTTAGCGAAGAGGAAACGCCCGGTCCCATTCCGAACCCGGAAGCTAAGCTCTTCAGCGCCGATGGTACTGCACTGGGTACGGTGTGGGAGAGTAGGACACTGCGGTAATTTTTTTCGAGGGGCCCCGCGAGAAATCGCGGGGCCCTTTCGGCGTTCGGACACCTAGTTGTTGACCAGGCGCATGTACCGGGTCCAGTCCCACAGCGGGCCGGGATCGGTGTGCGTCGCGCCGGGAACCTCGTTGTGGCCGATGATGTGGCCGCGGTCCTTCGGGATGTTGTACTTGGTGCAGATCGCCCGGGTCAGGGCCGCTGAAGCCGCGAACATCTGCTGGGTGAACCACTGCGGCTGATCCACCCAGCCTTCGTGCTCGATCCCGATGCTCCGCGTGTTGTAGTTCCAGTTGCCCGCGTGCCAGCCCACGTCCTTCTCACGGACCAGCTGGGCGATGTGGCCGTCTCCCGAGCGGACCAGGTAGTGCGACGAGACCTTCCTGGCCGGGTTCTGGAAGATCGCGACCGCGTCGTGGAAGTACTCCTGGGTGACGTGGATGACCACGACGTTGATCTGGTACGTCGACGGCCGGTTGGCCGCCGTGTAGTTCGACGGAGTGGCGGGGATCCATTCTGCGCCGGGGTAGTCCACTGCAGGGGCCGCCGACGCAGGGGTGGCCAACGAGGCGCCGGCTGCCAGAGCCCCGGCGCCCGCCAGCATGAGGTTTCGGCGGGAAATACTCATGCGTGGAACGATTACGCCGCCCCACACCGTCTGTCAATCGTTTCCCAAGAGCTTTAACTGATGGTTGGTTGCCAACCAATCATGGAAGATCGAAGCGACGTGGTCCGGCTGCTCGGCATGCGGGTAATACCCCGCGCCCCGCACCATGTGCACGACTGCCGGGCCGGCGAGCCGATCGGCGACGTACCTCGCCTCGGCTTCCGGGCTGACGTTCGAGAACGCCGGATCCGCGTCCCCGCACACCAGCAACGCCGGGCACGTCACGTACGGCATCGCGAGCTCGCAGTTCTGCGTTCCCGGCCGCAACATGGCCCGGACGGCCTCATAGCGCCCAGGTTCGGCCAGATTGGCCGCCATGGCCTTGCGGCGGGCCTGGAAATCAGCGGGCTTCTGCCGCCCCCACAGGGCGGGCCACGACTTGTTCCACAGGAACCGGCCGATCCCGCGCCTGCTGATCAGCCAGCGGCCCGCCGCGGCGATGAAGTTCGCCGGGTGCTCCCGCATCCGCTGGCCGGACAGCACCAGCGCGGTCACCAGGTCCTGGTCGTTGGCCGCGGCCACGACCGCCGCGCAGGCGCTGTAGTCGCAGCCGACCAGGATGGCCGGTCCGGCGTCGAGGGCCTGGACCAACGCCAGCATGTCCGTGGCGACGTCCAATTCCGTGTACGAGGGCCAGGCGGTCGACGATTCGCCCAGCCCGCGCAGATCCATTGTCGCGACGGTGAAACCCGCCCCGACGAGAAGTGCGGCCAGTTCACGATATGTCGAGCGCATGTCGGCCAGTCCGGGGGCGCACACCACCAACGGCCCCTGGCCCTGTAAGTCGTAGGCCAGACGACCGTCCGGTCTGTCCAAGAACTGTGTGGCCGCCACCCGGCTGCCTCTCGTGAAGGGCTGATGCTGCCCCATTAACCAACGGCATAGCGGCGGCAGGTGTCAATAAGATTCTCACGCGCCGCAACATGATCGACACGTGTTGCTACCGAAGGCAACCAACTCGGTGACACACCGTTCAACTGCAGAACTCCCCGGTACGCGAGAAGCGCATACCGGGGAGTTCCCCGCCGTGCCGAGATCAGTGCCGGGTTCAGCCCCCGTGGGCGTCCTTGAACTCGACGACCAGTGCGTGCGGGAGCCTGCCGCGCTCGGCGACAGTCTTGCCCTGCGAGCGGGCCCACTCGCGGATCGCCTGATTCTGCGCCGCGTCTTCCGCCGACTTCTTTCCCGCCGCGTCGCCGCCCGGTGCCAGCCGCTGCTTGCGACCGCCGATTCGGCGGGCAGCCGCGACATATGGTTCCAGTGAGTCCCGCAGCCTGGTCGCATTCTCCTCGGAGAGATCGATCTGGAACTCGACACCGTCGAGCGTGAACGCGACGGTCTCGTTGGCTATTCCGCCATCCAGGTCGTCGACCAGCTCGACGACTGTCTTCTGTGCCACGGTTCCTCCGTGTGGTGAGTTTCGGTGTAGCCCCAGCCTACGGTCAATGATAACCACGCCGATGCCACCGAAATAAACCTATCCGGTATTTTCTTCGGTCTTTTCGGCTGTGTTACCCCGATGACCTTGCGTGACCTGCGCGTCCTTTTCCGGCGGCACCTGACTCCGACGCATTGCGCCGGTGGTGCGTTCAGCTGTCGCCTGATCGGGTTGACACCGTGGCCATTTGACCATTAAGCAGGAAGGTTGAGTGATCTCCTCGCCGCGGCCACCAGTGCGGCGTCGTCCGGTGTTGACGCCTTGTCCAACCAGATCACCTGAACAATGCGGACCCCTGCGCCGGTCTGCTTTGCCTGATATGCCGCCGAGTCGAAGATCGGCTTGCGGCCGTCCGGCCAGGGCGTACCGTGCACGGACGGATCGATGATGCTCCCCGTACCGGGTGCCGAGGCCACTTTCAGGAACGCTTCGGCCCGCCCCGCGTCCTGGAATGTGAGATCGGCGAGCAGTACTGCGATTGGCTCATTACCGGCCGTGCTCTCATAGCGGGAACGCGTCAGCGCCGCGCACGGGTTCGCTTGCAGCCAAACTTGCATATCACCGAATGCGCGTGACTGACAGTCCGTGTCCTGGACCTTGCCTTTAGGCGCGTAAGCCACGCCGTCGACCACTTGGGTGGCTTGTTGGGCGACGCTGACGGACGTCTTCGGACCTTCGGTGGCCTGTGGCTGGTCGCTCGCCGCGGCAATGGCGACGACGATCCCGGTGACGAGCAGAAGCCCGACGAGCAATACCGCGGTGACCGGCAGCCAGCCGAGTCGCTTTGCGGCGGGACGGGCGGGCGTCACCGGCCGGTGCTCGCTGAGCGTCACCCGCGGAATCAGCAACGTGCTCGCCGAGGCGAGTCCGGCGCCCGCCGATTCGGTGAAGCCTTCGCCGGAGAGCTCTTCCGGGGTGAACGGCGGATGATTGGGGACCAGCGCGGCCAGAATGGCATTGGCCCGTTGCGGTGAGCAGCGATGTTCGTAGACGGCCAATTCCCTGGCGGCGGTCAGCAATGTGGTCGGTTCGGGGTGCAGGATCCGGATACCGCGGGCCAGGTCGTTGCTCGGCTGGCTCACCCTGGCCACGTACGGCCCGACCGCGATGACCGTGCCGACCGGCATCGGCTCGACCCGCTGGGCCTGCAGACGGGCCACCACGGCGGTCGCGGCCTGGACGGCCTCGGCGGCCGGGTTCACCGCGCCGTCGGCGCGCACCAGCGGCCAGCCGTCGACCTTCCACTGGCCGTTGACCGGGGCGTCCAGGCGCATGGCCGGGTCGGGCAGGTCGACGCCGACGACGACCATGATCCCGCGTGGCAGGACGACGATCGCGTCGACGGGCTCGGGGCAGTCGGGCGGCTTGCAGCCGATGAGGGCGATGCCGCCGACCACGCCGTCGCCCCGTCCCCACGACGCGAGCGCCGCTCTGACATCGGCACCGACCGCGGACGTCTCGTCGCCCAGCCGGATGAGCCGCATGGCCACGCCCCCTGTTCCCCTGTGCCGTACCGGGTGTCACCGTAGCCGTGTGTGCCCGCCATTCGGGCACCTGTGCTGCGGCCAGTGGTCGCCACCACACTCGTCCGATGTATCTACTGGTGAATAACTCCCGGTAGAGCCGACACGCCGGAGCGACACGCCGCGAACGTCAGCCGATCGGAGTGACTGGTGTGTCATCTGATCGTTCTTGTGGCGAAATTGCACACGCAGGAGGCAGAATGGGCGCCGGGTCGACTTGTACACACGCCCGGCCACACGCTCAGCGAGGTCGTAGGGGAAGACGTTTCCTCGTCGAGTAGCGGAGGTCAGCAGTGAGCACAAGTGGCAGCACCCGTGGCGTGGTGTACGTCCACTCGTCGCCGTCTGCGGTTTGTCCGCACGTCGAGTGGGCGATTTCGGGCACCCTGGGTGTCCGGGCCGAGCTGAAGTGGACCGCCCAACCGGCGGCCGCTGGTCAGCTGCGGTCCGAATGTTCGTGGACCGGCTCCGCAGGCACTGGCGCCAAGCTGGTCCAGGCTCTGCGCGCGTGGCCGATGATCAGGTTCGAGGTCACCGAGGAGCCGAGCGCCGGGGTGGACGGCGAGCGGTTCTGCTTCGCACCAGGCCTGGGTTTGTGGCGCGCCA
This window contains:
- a CDS encoding histone-like nucleoid-structuring protein Lsr2; the protein is MAQKTVVELVDDLDGGIANETVAFTLDGVEFQIDLSEENATRLRDSLEPYVAAARRIGGRKQRLAPGGDAAGKKSAEDAAQNQAIREWARSQGKTVAERGRLPHALVVEFKDAHGG
- a CDS encoding DUF3145 domain-containing protein, which produces MSTSGSTRGVVYVHSSPSAVCPHVEWAISGTLGVRAELKWTAQPAAAGQLRSECSWTGSAGTGAKLVQALRAWPMIRFEVTEEPSAGVDGERFCFAPGLGLWRAKTSANGDIVVGEDQLRAVAAASRGSESFVHKVDEMLGASWDEALEPFRRAGDGAPVTWLHRVG
- a CDS encoding N-acetylmuramoyl-L-alanine amidase; translation: MSISRRNLMLAGAGALAAGASLATPASAAPAVDYPGAEWIPATPSNYTAANRPSTYQINVVVIHVTQEYFHDAVAIFQNPARKVSSHYLVRSGDGHIAQLVREKDVGWHAGNWNYNTRSIGIEHEGWVDQPQWFTQQMFAASAALTRAICTKYNIPKDRGHIIGHNEVPGATHTDPGPLWDWTRYMRLVNN
- a CDS encoding alpha/beta fold hydrolase, with translation MAATQFLDRPDGRLAYDLQGQGPLVVCAPGLADMRSTYRELAALLVGAGFTVATMDLRGLGESSTAWPSYTELDVATDMLALVQALDAGPAILVGCDYSACAAVVAAANDQDLVTALVLSGQRMREHPANFIAAAGRWLISRRGIGRFLWNKSWPALWGRQKPADFQARRKAMAANLAEPGRYEAVRAMLRPGTQNCELAMPYVTCPALLVCGDADPAFSNVSPEAEARYVADRLAGPAVVHMVRGAGYYPHAEQPDHVASIFHDWLATNHQLKLLGND